A single region of the Cronobacter condimenti 1330 genome encodes:
- a CDS encoding YjbH domain-containing protein produces the protein MKTHYYFSLLALAVASACHAETYPAPVGPSQSDFGGVGLMQTPTARMAREGELSLNYRDNDQYRYYSASIQLFPWLETTLRYTDVRTRAYSNVESFSGNQTYKDKAFDLKLRLWEEGYWLPQVAVGARDIGGTGLFDAEYIVANKAWGPFDFSLGLGWGYLGTNANVKNPFCQYDDKFCYRDPSYQRAGSIDGSTMFHGPAAIFGGIEYQTPWQPLRLKLEYEGNNYTEDFAGKIDQKSKFNVGAIYRVADWADVNLSYERGNTVMFGFTLRTNFNDLRPSYRDNRRPEYEPQPQDPVLQHSVVANQLTSLKYNAGLNNPQIQVKGDTLYVTGEQYKYRDSREGIERANRIIMNDLPEGVDRIRVTETRLNMPQVTTETDVASLKRHLEGEPLGHETPLAQQRMTPVEAENPEQGWYIEKSRFNLAVNPVLNQSIGGPENFYMYQLGLMGTADLWLTDHLLTTGSVFVNLANNYGKFNYTNPKDNSPLPRVRTRVREYVENNYYVNNMQANYFQHLGGDFYGQIYAGYLETMYAGAGAEVLWRPVDSNWAFGVNGNYVKQRDWTSPQNMMKFTDYSVKTGHLTAYWTPPFAQDVLIKASVGQYLAGDKGGTLEVSKHFDSGIVVGAYATITNVSPEEYGEGDFTKGVYVSVPFDLFTTSPTRSRAAIGWTPLTRDGGQMLGRKFDLYSMTSDKSLNFR, from the coding sequence ATGAAAACACATTACTACTTCAGCCTGCTGGCGCTGGCGGTCGCTTCCGCCTGCCATGCCGAAACGTATCCGGCGCCTGTTGGCCCGTCGCAGTCCGATTTCGGGGGCGTTGGCCTGATGCAGACGCCGACAGCACGTATGGCGCGCGAGGGTGAACTGAGCCTGAACTATCGCGATAACGATCAGTATCGTTACTATTCCGCCTCCATTCAGCTTTTCCCGTGGCTTGAAACGACGCTGCGCTACACCGACGTGCGTACCCGCGCCTATTCCAACGTGGAGTCGTTCTCCGGCAACCAGACGTATAAAGATAAAGCGTTCGATCTCAAACTGCGCTTGTGGGAAGAGGGGTACTGGCTGCCGCAGGTTGCCGTCGGGGCGCGCGATATCGGCGGTACGGGGCTTTTTGACGCCGAATACATCGTGGCTAACAAAGCCTGGGGGCCGTTTGATTTCTCGCTGGGCCTCGGCTGGGGGTACCTCGGCACGAACGCCAACGTGAAAAACCCGTTCTGTCAGTATGACGATAAATTCTGTTACCGCGACCCGAGCTATCAGCGCGCAGGCTCGATTGACGGCAGCACCATGTTCCACGGCCCGGCGGCTATTTTCGGCGGGATTGAATACCAGACGCCGTGGCAGCCGCTGCGCCTGAAGCTGGAATATGAAGGTAACAACTACACCGAAGATTTCGCCGGCAAAATCGACCAGAAGAGCAAATTTAACGTCGGCGCGATTTACCGCGTCGCCGACTGGGCCGATGTGAACCTGAGCTACGAGCGCGGCAACACGGTGATGTTCGGCTTTACGTTGCGTACCAACTTTAACGATCTTCGCCCGTCTTATCGTGACAACCGTCGCCCTGAATATGAGCCGCAGCCGCAGGATCCCGTGTTGCAGCACAGCGTCGTGGCCAATCAGCTGACCTCACTGAAATACAACGCGGGCCTTAACAATCCGCAGATTCAGGTGAAGGGCGATACGCTTTACGTCACCGGCGAACAGTATAAATACCGCGACTCCCGCGAAGGCATTGAGCGCGCCAATCGCATCATCATGAATGATCTGCCAGAAGGCGTGGACCGCATCCGCGTGACCGAAACGCGGCTTAACATGCCGCAGGTCACCACGGAAACTGACGTGGCGAGCCTGAAGCGTCATCTGGAAGGCGAGCCGCTCGGCCATGAAACGCCGCTCGCGCAGCAGCGCATGACGCCTGTCGAGGCGGAGAACCCGGAGCAGGGATGGTATATCGAGAAGTCGCGCTTTAACCTGGCGGTCAATCCGGTGCTGAACCAGTCCATCGGCGGCCCGGAAAACTTCTACATGTATCAGCTCGGCCTGATGGGCACGGCCGATCTCTGGCTCACTGACCACCTGCTGACGACCGGTAGCGTGTTTGTGAACCTGGCGAATAACTACGGCAAATTCAACTACACCAACCCGAAAGATAATTCGCCGCTGCCGCGCGTGCGTACCCGCGTTCGTGAATATGTTGAGAACAACTATTACGTTAACAACATGCAGGCGAACTACTTCCAGCATCTGGGTGGCGATTTCTACGGCCAGATCTACGCAGGTTATCTGGAAACCATGTACGCAGGCGCAGGCGCCGAAGTGTTGTGGCGTCCGGTGGACAGCAACTGGGCGTTTGGCGTTAACGGCAACTACGTGAAGCAGCGTGACTGGACCAGTCCGCAAAACATGATGAAGTTCACCGATTACAGCGTGAAAACGGGTCACCTGACCGCCTACTGGACGCCGCCGTTTGCGCAGGATGTGCTGATCAAAGCGAGCGTTGGTCAGTATCTGGCGGGCGACAAAGGCGGCACGCTGGAGGTGTCGAAGCACTTCGACAGCGGGATTGTGGTGGGTGCTTACGCCACTATTACCAACGTCTCGCCGGAAGAGTATGGCGAAGGGGATTTCACCAAAGGCGTGTACGTCTCCGTGCCGTTTGATCTCTTCACCACCAGCCCGACCCGCAGCCGCGCCGCTATCGGCTGGACGCCGCTCACCCGCGATGGTGGTCAGATGCTGGGTCGTAAGTTTGATCTTTACAGCATGACGA
- a CDS encoding capsule biosynthesis GfcC D2 domain-containing protein has translation MKTTLIASLIFSLGSVNAFADGTITVYRDHAQPLKVSGAKHLADLVSQPQLAGSWWLGAVISERQASVEAQAQHQVLLNRLATLAAEEGGDDGAAINSVRQQLQAMKVTGRQRVILDPDRVRVRPQNNPPLEGEYTLWVGQQPSTVTLVGLVSAPGKKTFTPGKPVTDYLDEVSRLSGAERSYAWLIQPTGRVEKVPVAYWNQRHVEPMPGSILYVGFADHTFTSAYDELNAQIISSLTHRIPD, from the coding sequence ATGAAAACCACACTTATCGCTTCGCTGATATTTAGCCTCGGCAGCGTTAACGCTTTTGCCGACGGCACGATTACCGTTTATCGGGACCATGCACAGCCGCTTAAAGTTTCCGGCGCGAAACATCTCGCCGATCTGGTTTCTCAACCGCAGTTAGCCGGCAGCTGGTGGCTTGGCGCGGTTATCAGCGAACGTCAGGCAAGCGTTGAGGCGCAGGCGCAGCATCAGGTGCTGCTAAACCGCCTGGCGACACTGGCCGCCGAAGAAGGCGGCGATGACGGCGCCGCGATTAACAGCGTGCGTCAGCAGTTGCAGGCCATGAAAGTGACAGGCCGTCAGAGAGTCATTCTCGATCCGGATCGCGTGCGGGTGCGTCCGCAAAATAATCCGCCGCTTGAGGGCGAGTACACGTTATGGGTCGGCCAGCAGCCTTCCACCGTTACGCTTGTGGGGCTGGTCAGCGCGCCCGGTAAAAAAACGTTTACCCCCGGCAAGCCCGTGACCGACTACCTCGATGAAGTCAGCCGCCTGAGCGGTGCCGAACGCAGCTACGCCTGGCTGATTCAGCCGACTGGCCGCGTGGAAAAGGTACCGGTAGCGTACTGGAATCAGCGCCACGTCGAGCCGATGCCGGGCAGTATTCTGTACGTCGGCTTCGCCGACCATACGTTTACCTCAGCGTATGACGAGCTGAACGCGCAAATCATCTCCTCTCTGACGCATCGGATACCGGATTAA
- a CDS encoding YjbF family lipoprotein, giving the protein MKRLAIVLMCLMIQACSTTTRELGNSLRQSIFGPDGVQLTDDDIQNMPYASQYMTLNNGPQLFVVLAFSENGQQKWVTQDRATIVTQHGRIIKTLSLADNLIDINNVAADPLVHANQIIDGASWTRTMGWTERHQVRYATARSTFTWDGTDTLKVGSDITPVRVLDEEVTTDAATWHNRFWVDSEGQIRQSKQYLGAGYFPVTTILLKAAK; this is encoded by the coding sequence GTGAAGCGACTCGCGATTGTGTTGATGTGCCTGATGATTCAGGCCTGCTCCACCACGACCAGGGAACTAGGCAACTCACTCAGGCAAAGCATTTTCGGCCCGGATGGCGTGCAGCTCACGGATGACGATATCCAGAACATGCCTTACGCCAGCCAGTACATGACGCTGAATAACGGCCCGCAGCTCTTTGTAGTACTCGCGTTTTCTGAAAACGGCCAGCAAAAATGGGTGACGCAGGACCGTGCGACGATCGTGACGCAGCATGGCCGCATCATTAAAACCCTAAGCCTCGCCGACAACCTCATCGACATCAATAATGTCGCCGCCGACCCGCTTGTGCATGCAAATCAAATTATCGACGGCGCCAGCTGGACCCGCACGATGGGCTGGACCGAGCGTCATCAGGTACGTTACGCCACTGCCCGTTCCACCTTTACCTGGGATGGCACCGACACGCTCAAAGTGGGCAGCGACATCACGCCAGTGCGCGTGCTGGATGAAGAAGTGACGACAGACGCGGCCACCTGGCATAACCGCTTCTGGGTGGATAGCGAAGGGCAGATTCGTCAGTCAAAACAATATCTGGGGGCGGGCTATTTTCCGGTCACCACCATTCTGTTGAAGGCAGCGAAATAA
- the yjbE gene encoding exopolysaccharide production protein YjbE → MKKILSGVFAIAALGAVSAQAAPVSVGEAAGSAATSVSVGSSSATASSTVGSVVGVALAATGGGDGSNTGTTTTTTTSTTQ, encoded by the coding sequence ATGAAGAAAATCCTTAGTGGCGTTTTCGCCATTGCAGCGCTTGGCGCTGTCTCAGCCCAGGCTGCACCGGTTAGCGTCGGTGAAGCGGCAGGCTCAGCAGCGACCTCTGTGTCGGTTGGCAGCTCCAGCGCCACCGCGTCAAGCACTGTAGGGTCGGTAGTCGGTGTGGCGCTTGCCGCCACCGGCGGCGGCGATGGTTCCAACACCGGGACCACTACCACCACCACCACCAGCACCACCCAGTAA
- the pgi gene encoding glucose-6-phosphate isomerase translates to MKNINPTQTSAWQALQTHFDAMKDVTIAELFAKDADRFSKFSATFNDLMLVDYAKNRITQETLDKLLDLAKETDLAGAIKSMFSGEKINRTEDRAVLHVALRNRSNTPILVDGKDVMPEVNAVLEKMKKFSEAIISGEWKGYTGKPITDVVNIGIGGSDLGPFMVTEALRPYKNHLNMHFVSNVDGTHIAEVLKKVNPESTLFLVASKTFTTQETMTNAHSARDWFLKTAGDEKHVAKHFAALSTNAKAVGEFGIDTANMFEFWDWVGGRYSLWSAIGLSIILSVGYDNFVQLLSGAHEMDKHFSTTPLEKNLPVLLALIGIWYNNFFGAETEAILPYDQYMHRFAAYFQQGNMESNGKYVDRNGNAVDYQTGPIIWGEPGTNGQHAFYQLIHQGTKLVPCDFIAPAITHNPLSDHHQKLLSNFFAQTEALAFGKSRDVVEQEFRDQGKDPAQLENVVPFKVFEGNRPTNSILLREITPFSLGALIALYEHKIFTQGAILNIFTFDQWGVELGKQLANRILPELGDDKAINSHDSSTNGLINRYKSWRA, encoded by the coding sequence ATGAAAAACATCAATCCGACGCAGACTTCTGCCTGGCAGGCACTACAAACCCACTTCGATGCGATGAAAGATGTCACCATCGCTGAACTCTTCGCCAAAGACGCCGACCGCTTCAGTAAATTCTCCGCGACGTTTAATGATCTGATGCTGGTGGATTACGCCAAAAACCGTATCACCCAGGAAACGCTCGACAAACTGCTGGATCTCGCAAAAGAGACCGATCTGGCAGGTGCCATCAAATCCATGTTCTCCGGTGAGAAGATCAACCGCACGGAAGATCGCGCCGTGCTGCACGTCGCGCTGCGTAACCGTAGCAACACCCCGATCCTGGTCGATGGCAAAGATGTGATGCCAGAAGTGAACGCTGTGCTTGAGAAAATGAAAAAATTCTCTGAGGCGATTATTTCTGGTGAGTGGAAAGGCTACACCGGCAAGCCGATTACTGATGTGGTGAATATCGGCATTGGCGGCTCTGACCTCGGCCCGTTCATGGTGACCGAAGCGCTGCGCCCGTACAAAAACCATCTGAACATGCACTTTGTGTCTAACGTCGATGGTACCCACATCGCTGAAGTGCTGAAAAAGGTTAACCCGGAAAGCACGCTGTTCCTGGTGGCTTCCAAAACGTTCACCACCCAGGAAACCATGACCAACGCGCATAGCGCGCGCGACTGGTTCCTGAAAACCGCCGGTGACGAAAAACACGTCGCGAAGCACTTTGCAGCGCTTTCTACCAACGCGAAAGCGGTCGGCGAGTTCGGCATTGATACCGCCAACATGTTTGAATTCTGGGACTGGGTCGGTGGCCGTTACTCCCTGTGGTCGGCGATCGGTCTGTCCATCATTCTCTCCGTGGGTTATGACAACTTTGTTCAACTGCTCTCCGGCGCCCATGAGATGGACAAACACTTCTCTACCACGCCGCTTGAGAAAAACCTGCCTGTGCTGCTGGCGCTGATTGGCATCTGGTACAACAACTTCTTTGGCGCAGAAACCGAAGCGATTCTGCCGTACGACCAGTACATGCACCGTTTCGCGGCCTACTTCCAGCAGGGCAACATGGAATCCAACGGTAAATACGTTGACCGCAATGGCAACGCCGTGGATTACCAGACCGGCCCAATCATCTGGGGCGAGCCGGGTACCAACGGCCAGCATGCGTTCTATCAGCTGATTCACCAGGGCACTAAGCTTGTGCCGTGCGATTTCATCGCGCCGGCTATCACGCATAACCCGCTGTCGGATCACCACCAGAAGCTGCTGTCTAACTTCTTTGCGCAGACCGAAGCGCTGGCGTTTGGTAAATCCCGCGATGTGGTTGAACAGGAATTCCGCGACCAGGGGAAAGATCCGGCGCAGCTGGAAAACGTGGTGCCGTTTAAAGTGTTTGAAGGCAATCGCCCGACCAACTCCATTCTGCTGCGTGAAATTACGCCGTTCAGCCTGGGCGCGCTGATTGCGCTTTACGAGCACAAAATCTTCACCCAGGGCGCTATCCTGAATATCTTCACCTTTGATCAGTGGGGCGTGGAGCTTGGCAAACAGCTCGCTAACCGCATCCTGCCGGAACTGGGCGATGATAAGGCTATCAACAGCCATGACAGTTCTACCAATGGCTTAATTAATCGCTATAAATCCTGGCGTGCTTAA
- the lysC gene encoding lysine-sensitive aspartokinase 3, whose product MTDSFVVAKFGGTSVADFDAMNRSADVVLDDSQVRLVVLSASAGITNLLVALSEGLEATERFVKLDAIRKIQYDILERLQHPAIIREEIDRLLENIATLSEAASLATSTALTDELVSHGELMSTLLFVEILRERQAQAQWFDVRKVMRTSDRFGRAEPDVTALAELCAQQLAPRLAQGLIITQGFIGSEAKGRTTTLGRGGSDYTAALLGEALKARRVDIWTDVPGIYTTDPRVVPAAKRIDEIAFEEAAEMATFGAKVLHPATLLPAVRSDIPVFVGSSKDPKAGGTLVCNKTTNPPLFRALALRRKQTLLTLHSLNMLHSRGFLAEVFSILARHNISVDLITTSEVSVALTLDTTGSTSTGDTLLTQALLTELSSLCRVEVEENLALVALIGNNLSKACGVGKEVFGVLEPFNIRMICYGASSYNLCFLVPGSDAEQVVQKLHQNLFE is encoded by the coding sequence ATGACAGATTCTTTCGTGGTCGCTAAATTTGGCGGCACCAGCGTGGCGGATTTCGACGCCATGAACCGCAGCGCCGATGTCGTCCTGGACGATAGCCAGGTCCGCCTGGTGGTACTTTCCGCCTCCGCTGGCATCACTAACCTGCTGGTGGCGCTTTCTGAAGGGCTGGAAGCGACCGAGCGCTTTGTAAAACTCGATGCCATCCGCAAAATTCAGTATGACATTTTAGAGCGCCTGCAACATCCTGCGATTATTCGTGAAGAGATTGACCGCCTGCTGGAAAATATCGCCACGCTGTCTGAAGCCGCGTCCCTTGCGACCTCAACCGCGCTGACCGACGAACTGGTCAGCCATGGCGAGCTGATGTCTACCCTGCTGTTTGTCGAGATCCTGCGCGAGCGTCAAGCGCAAGCGCAGTGGTTTGACGTGCGTAAAGTGATGCGCACCAGCGACCGTTTTGGCCGCGCCGAGCCGGATGTGACCGCGCTCGCTGAACTCTGCGCACAGCAACTCGCGCCGCGCCTGGCGCAAGGGCTTATCATCACACAAGGGTTTATCGGTAGCGAGGCCAAAGGCCGTACCACGACGCTTGGCCGCGGCGGCAGCGACTACACCGCAGCGCTGCTGGGCGAGGCGCTGAAAGCGCGCCGCGTGGATATCTGGACTGACGTTCCCGGTATCTACACCACTGACCCGCGTGTTGTACCCGCCGCGAAACGCATCGATGAAATCGCCTTTGAAGAGGCGGCAGAAATGGCGACCTTCGGCGCGAAAGTACTGCACCCGGCGACGCTTCTCCCAGCCGTGCGCAGCGACATTCCGGTGTTTGTCGGCTCCAGTAAAGATCCGAAAGCGGGCGGCACGCTGGTGTGCAATAAAACCACCAATCCACCGCTGTTCCGCGCGCTGGCGCTGCGCCGTAAACAGACGCTGCTGACGCTCCACAGCCTGAACATGCTGCACTCGCGCGGCTTCCTCGCGGAAGTGTTCAGCATCCTGGCGCGCCACAATATTTCGGTTGATCTGATTACGACCTCGGAAGTGAGCGTGGCGCTGACGCTCGACACCACCGGCTCGACCTCGACCGGGGACACGTTGCTGACGCAGGCGCTGCTGACTGAGCTGTCGTCACTGTGCCGCGTGGAAGTAGAAGAAAATCTTGCGCTGGTGGCGCTGATTGGCAACAACCTGTCGAAAGCCTGCGGGGTGGGCAAAGAGGTGTTTGGCGTGCTGGAGCCGTTTAACATCCGCATGATTTGTTACGGCGCGTCGAGCTACAACCTGTGCTTCCTGGTCCCGGGCAGCGACGCCGAACAGGTTGTCCAAAAGCTGCACCAGAATCTCTTCGAGTAA
- a CDS encoding nucleotidyltransferase domain-containing protein, giving the protein MELNGVDATTRERVRQVLKDVEAKYGVKVLYACESGSRGWGFASPDSDYDVRFLYVHPREWYLRVDAPRDVIELPIDDTLDVCGWEWRKALGLLKRANPTLIEWLDSPIVYQQNETAIGALRDLVPQWFSAERARWHYYSMARKNFHSYLQSETVRLKKYFYVLRPLLAVRWVEAGKGAPPMRFAELLDATVNDPLLRAEIDDLLAIKQRAGEAQYGMPMPRIHAFIAAELARGETPPELPLSEKGQASLLDKLLYETVMA; this is encoded by the coding sequence ATGGAGCTCAACGGGGTAGACGCCACCACACGCGAGCGCGTGCGGCAGGTATTAAAAGATGTGGAAGCAAAATATGGCGTGAAAGTGCTTTACGCCTGTGAATCCGGCAGCCGGGGCTGGGGCTTTGCCTCGCCGGATAGCGACTACGACGTGCGCTTTCTCTATGTTCATCCGCGAGAGTGGTACTTGCGGGTGGATGCGCCGCGCGACGTCATCGAACTGCCCATAGACGATACGCTTGATGTCTGCGGCTGGGAGTGGCGCAAGGCGCTCGGGCTGCTTAAGCGGGCGAACCCGACGCTTATCGAGTGGCTCGACTCGCCGATAGTCTATCAGCAGAATGAAACCGCTATCGGCGCGCTGCGCGACCTGGTGCCGCAGTGGTTTTCCGCGGAGCGGGCGCGCTGGCATTATTACTCCATGGCGCGTAAAAACTTCCACAGCTATTTACAGAGCGAGACGGTGCGGCTGAAAAAATATTTCTACGTGCTGCGCCCGTTGCTGGCGGTACGCTGGGTGGAAGCGGGCAAGGGGGCGCCGCCGATGCGTTTCGCTGAACTGCTGGACGCGACGGTAAACGATCCGTTGCTGCGCGCAGAGATAGATGACCTGCTGGCGATCAAGCAGCGCGCGGGCGAGGCGCAGTACGGTATGCCGATGCCCCGGATACACGCCTTCATCGCGGCGGAGTTGGCGCGCGGCGAGACGCCGCCTGAGCTGCCTCTCAGCGAAAAAGGGCAGGCGAGTCTGTTAGATAAGCTGCTGTATGAAACGGTGATGGCCTGA
- a CDS encoding RtcB family protein, with amino-acid sequence MNENTYQTLAQANGAPVKMWTHGVPVEPEAREQLMKTAKMPFIFKHLAVMPDVHLGKGSTIGSVIPTKGAIIPAAVGVDIGCGMIAVRTSLVARDLPDNLSGLRSAIEQAVPHGRTVGHGQRDKGAWNRAPQEVDTHWAHLAPRFKRITDKYPNLLKTNNYQHLGTLGTGNHFIEICLDEQERVWVMLHSGSRGVGNAIGTHFIGLAQKDMQRHIANLPDRDLAYFEEGSQHYGDYIEAVEWAQDFARHNREVMMTRVLAALSSIITKPFMTQQEAVNCHHNYVQKETHFGEEILVTRKGAVSAQKGQMGIIPGSMGAKSFIVRGLGNEESFCSCSHGAGRTMSRTAAKKRFTVEDQIRATAHVECRKDSDVIDEIPMAYKDIEAVMAAQSSLVEIVHTLRQVVCVKG; translated from the coding sequence ATGAACGAGAACACGTATCAGACACTGGCGCAGGCCAACGGCGCGCCGGTAAAAATGTGGACCCATGGCGTGCCGGTGGAGCCGGAAGCTCGTGAACAGCTAATGAAAACGGCGAAGATGCCTTTTATCTTCAAGCACCTGGCGGTTATGCCCGACGTACATCTGGGTAAAGGCTCAACCATCGGCAGCGTGATCCCGACCAAAGGGGCGATTATCCCGGCGGCAGTGGGCGTGGATATTGGTTGCGGGATGATTGCAGTGCGCACCTCGCTTGTTGCGCGCGATCTGCCTGATAACCTGAGTGGGCTGCGTAGCGCCATCGAGCAGGCGGTGCCGCATGGCCGTACTGTTGGTCACGGTCAGCGTGATAAAGGTGCGTGGAACCGCGCGCCGCAGGAAGTGGATACACACTGGGCGCACCTGGCGCCGCGCTTCAAACGCATCACCGATAAATATCCAAACCTGTTGAAAACCAATAACTATCAGCACCTGGGAACGCTCGGTACGGGTAACCACTTTATTGAGATCTGTCTTGATGAACAGGAGCGCGTGTGGGTGATGTTGCATAGCGGGTCGCGCGGCGTAGGTAACGCCATCGGCACCCATTTCATCGGCCTTGCCCAGAAAGATATGCAGCGCCATATCGCGAACCTGCCGGACCGTGACCTGGCCTATTTTGAAGAGGGAAGTCAGCACTACGGCGATTATATTGAGGCAGTGGAGTGGGCGCAGGATTTCGCCCGGCATAACCGTGAAGTGATGATGACCCGCGTGCTGGCGGCGCTGTCCTCCATTATCACCAAACCGTTCATGACGCAGCAGGAAGCCGTGAACTGCCACCATAACTATGTGCAAAAAGAGACGCACTTTGGTGAAGAGATCCTGGTGACGCGTAAAGGGGCCGTATCAGCGCAGAAAGGGCAGATGGGGATCATTCCGGGGTCGATGGGCGCGAAAAGCTTTATCGTGCGCGGGCTCGGTAACGAAGAGAGCTTTTGCTCCTGTAGCCATGGCGCGGGTCGTACCATGAGCCGAACGGCAGCGAAAAAACGCTTCACGGTGGAAGACCAAATTCGCGCCACGGCGCACGTGGAGTGCCGTAAAGACAGCGATGTGATTGACGAAATTCCGATGGCGTATAAAGACATCGAGGCGGTGATGGCCGCGCAATCGTCGCTCGTGGAAATAGTGCATACGCTGCGTCAGGTCGTGTGCGTAAAAGGATAA
- a CDS encoding slipin family protein, translating to MNNNVTIRKGQLGLLAKQGDFYQVLEAGEHRLPWFNKPDVTVVDISSGDVAPELADYLRRFQPDWVAQYCLTVDTADNETAALWRNNVLVEIIPPGARRLFWRDGDSLRAVHMDTQDVHVPADIMNAVLQPRGRDAAVKGRDAILTVNVPAWHVGVLKIDGVTQPLLPAGLSAYWKINHLVDAEVVDTRLQAMDVAGQEILTKDKVNLRINLGANWRYQDVLQAYSQLTKPLEHLYRELQFALREAVGTRTLDELLENKQVIDDVVGAQVTARMAPFGIEVASTGVKDIVLPGDMKTILSRLVEAEKAAQANVIRRREETAATRSLLNTAKVMENNPVALRLKELETLEKVAERIDKISVFGGLDQVLQGLVQIKGA from the coding sequence ATGAATAACAACGTGACGATTCGTAAAGGCCAGTTAGGTTTACTGGCAAAACAGGGCGACTTTTATCAGGTGCTGGAAGCGGGCGAGCATCGCCTGCCGTGGTTTAACAAACCGGATGTGACCGTGGTCGATATCAGTAGCGGCGACGTGGCGCCGGAGCTTGCCGACTATCTGCGCCGTTTTCAGCCAGACTGGGTGGCGCAGTATTGCCTGACGGTCGATACCGCCGATAACGAAACGGCGGCGCTCTGGCGCAACAATGTGCTGGTGGAAATCATCCCCCCTGGCGCGCGGCGTCTTTTCTGGCGCGACGGTGATAGCCTGCGCGCGGTGCATATGGATACCCAGGACGTACATGTGCCAGCGGATATCATGAATGCGGTGTTGCAGCCGCGTGGCCGCGATGCGGCGGTGAAAGGGCGCGACGCTATCCTTACCGTCAACGTGCCGGCCTGGCACGTCGGCGTGCTGAAAATCGATGGCGTGACCCAGCCGCTGTTGCCGGCAGGCTTAAGCGCCTACTGGAAAATTAACCATCTGGTTGATGCGGAAGTGGTCGATACACGTCTTCAGGCGATGGATGTGGCAGGGCAGGAGATCCTGACGAAAGATAAAGTGAACCTGCGCATTAACCTGGGCGCGAACTGGCGTTATCAGGACGTGTTGCAGGCATACAGCCAGCTCACCAAACCGCTGGAGCATTTGTACCGTGAATTGCAGTTTGCGCTGCGCGAGGCGGTCGGTACCCGCACGCTCGACGAATTGCTGGAAAATAAACAGGTGATCGACGATGTGGTGGGTGCGCAGGTGACCGCACGCATGGCGCCGTTTGGTATTGAAGTGGCATCAACAGGCGTGAAGGACATTGTGCTGCCGGGTGACATGAAAACCATTTTGTCGCGGCTGGTGGAGGCGGAGAAAGCCGCACAGGCGAATGTTATCCGCCGCCGTGAAGAGACCGCCGCGACGCGTTCGCTGTTGAACACCGCGAAAGTCATGGAAAACAATCCGGTCGCGCTGCGACTGAAAGAACTCGAAACCCTGGAGAAAGTGGCGGAACGTATCGATAAGATCTCCGTCTTCGGTGGCCTGGATCAGGTGCTGCAGGGGCTGGTACAGATTAAAGGAGCATAA